The following is a genomic window from Neodiprion virginianus isolate iyNeoVirg1 chromosome 1, iyNeoVirg1.1, whole genome shotgun sequence.
CATATACTATACGTAAACCTTGGCGCAGTACATATAATTCACTATTTATGAACGAGGATAATTTGTTCAGTTATACTTTGCTATGTATGATGCTACGGGATTTCTTTATTTGAACCATATAAATTAAACGCTCTTTTGTTCAAAGTGTCGATCGTGCATTAATTTAAATTGGTCGCATTTATTTATAAGTTTACAAAActgatgaaaatataaaaattcaatgctACAATTTTATATGGAAAAAATACCGTAGTCCgtattttacaaatatttcttaacaaaagaataaaagtaCTTTAATTATTGCATAAAATAATACAGGACGATcattttacgtaaaaatatttttacgcaAATGTGTGGGAATAATGTAATGTAGTTGTGCAAAAAGATGCACGTGGTTCCACTGGGCGCCCGCGTTGCTGGGTAACGGAACGGAACAACATTGGACACTTGTCATCGCATCCTTACTGACAGCAGTTGCTTTGTGATAGCAACCGCGGAGCGCTTTAATACAGTGTAAGACTGAAAAcaagtaatttgaataatgGCTAACAACGTGTTGAGTAACGGGCGAATTCACCATTCGACAATGCCACAAAGTTTGAGTATTGATAGAGGCAAGAaaggtatataataattaacagtGTTTAGGAGAACTTAACGTTGTCGCAATTTTTACTTAAGATTATTGCTAAGgtcggtaatttttcatttacacgATGTCATGACACCATCGAGAAATACGGcgattgtttttcaaataattttttctgtgAGATTTTATATTCAGAGTTACATGAGAATCGCATAATTATCAACAGGGATAAATTAATATCATGTGAATTATTGTCACAGTTCCAGACATTCCAGCAATTGAAACTCGAAACTGGCTCCTCCATAAACATTACACGCGTCACGAGTACAAAATCTGCAAGATACTCCTCGAGGAAGAGTTGGCAAGGTCCAACGGTCACAACGAATATGCTTCTTACTTGAAGGTGATACCGCTTTTGAAGAAAGTAGAAATCGATGAAACTAATAAGTTAGTCCGGTACTCTTCACTcatttgattttcatcgaaatcttgaatacaaataatttcagGGACTCATACTCAGGAAGGAAGGTAAAGTACAAGACTCGATGGATTGCTTCCAAGTTTGTTATACGGTCAATACAAGAAACATCGAAAATGTGAAGCAAATAGCCAAGTCGCTGTGAGTGAATTATTATGATTTGCAACAGTGTCACCGAAATGCTTATAATAGAAGAAATACACAAAGGATAACTATTGATATACTCCACGAATGAGATACTTACGCAcacgtttttttcatcagtcTAGAGTAGCTATAATTGCTTATAACTTATAATAATACTCTTATAATTCCTCATTCAACAATGTCGAATAATTTAcctcgcattttttttaatatccaCATAAAATCTGGCAGCTTATTTGTAcacaaaaaatggaaagaaaaaatttttaatattgccgataaaaataaacttcgTTGTAAATTTCGAGTAGATTTTTATTAGGAAGTCACAGACGAGCGCTCGAGGCGTACCTGGAGGCTGATAGAATGTGCGGGTCGCCGGACTGGGAGATTCTTTATAACTTGGGTAAGAATAAACCGTATAAatcgtaaatattttataaaaatatcatggAAAAATATGTCGGCTCTTTCCGCAGGCGAGTGCTACACTAAATTGAATCAGCAGTCGGACGGGACGCGTTGCTTGAAACGAGCTATCGGCTTGACCGCCGATGAAAGGCCTTACCTAAGCTTGGCCAAGATTTACGTTGCGCAAGGTCTCATCGCCGAAGCTGTTCAGGTTTACACGTCCGCTCTCAGGTCGGTGAATTAGCACTAAGATTTAGGGTGCAGCTGCACGAGGTGAGCTAAATTTTGCCAAATCGCCTTTGGTCGATCGAGCTGTGCTCGGCCTGATAGCTTGATTGATAATATCGGGTATTGGAAGTTCGATCAAATAATCCCGGACATTTACGCCCAATTAGTTCTGCTCGGTTGTGGAGCGCTGGTACCGTTGTTGTGTCTACACCGTCTTCCAGGACACGCTCGCACCTATACCAAGACTGTAATTCGAAACCAGCGTAATCGCATTCCTTCTTGCATGTGTGCAGCGTCTGTTCCGAGAACATCGACGTCGCTGTTGAGCTTGGTCTCTTGTATCTCAAGCTCGGAGACACTCAGAGAGCTTTCCAGCAATTCGGACTTGCTCTCGTCCAGCAGCCGATCTGTCCTGAAGCGCTCTTGCCCATGGCTTCTGTGATGCAGGTCTGGAAAATACGATGTttctttcgaattttcaatccTCTGGAAGTAGAaatcagaaaattgaaatcagtACTACCTTTGCTCAAACGATAATTGTTTGGGTGGGGGTCAAGAAGCAGAATATCCACGAAATGGAAAGGTCGcgatgttaaatttttatgcatGCGGATATCTTATGCatgaaattctaaaatgtgaaaagtttaaaatgtACCTCGTAAGACAAAAAATGGAGTCGACAGAACTctaataaacatatatatatatatatatatatatatatatatatatatatatatatatataaattttgaagcTGCTGTGTAGTAgctttttcgttattttatattaCCACATTTAAGTATTGTAGTAATTTATACATTTCCGCGTTTTCGAAAATGCGATATCGTGATTCTTGCGTTATGTGGCCATTCTACTTTTCCACCACCACCCAGAGTTCGAAATAGGTTCTGTTTCGGCGAAAGTGTTTGCTAATACATTGACAAGTCGAGCATATTACTCTGTACCTGACGAAGAGGTTTGTGAACTTCGCCAATTGAGAAGTAAACGAAAAGTAATGGAGACAGTTCTGCGAAGGGGTCGAGAAATCGATTCGCCTAAAGAACGTGATGCACATACTTGATTGTGTGTTTGGTTGCAGGGTCACCAGGAGTACGACGTCGCGATGTCCAAGTACAGAATAGCGGCTCAAGAGCATCCAGAGTCGGTCGCTCTGTGGAACAACATCGGGATGTGCTTTTATGGAAAACGTAAATTTGTAGCAGTGAGTGAAATTCAATAGTTATATTTGCTTTATCACTTTAGAAGTCAGTAGGATAAACACGATTTCCTCTCAATTACGTCCATAACGTTTGTATAGGCTGTACGCATACATGCCGtcgcttattgttagtttctAATTTCGTGCGAAAATATACCAGGACGAACGTATCGCCTTCCaggcttgaaaaaaaattgccaggATATTTGGCCCTCTTCAAATGGTGAATACtgatgcaagaaaaaaaaaatctgaaaatagaaaatttgtataggtataaagtaatgggatcaacagggaaaGGTAAAGTACTGAGGTTTGAGCGCAAAAATATATCTGTATGGAGATATGTTCTCATTTATACTTTGACTTTTACCTTCAGGAAATACTGCAGACGCATTTCAAGCATTATTTCCCTGCTAGAACAGAAGTCATAAATGAATATAAGATATTACGTGCTAGAAGGCGTAATGAGAGTTTTTGTTAAACATTAATCATGCTGTAGCTATCGGTAGCTTACGGATAGATGATTGAGTTTCTTAACAGAAAGAGGAGAGTAAAATATTCGTTCATCTTGTACATCGGTTAtgtacgatatttttcaagtattctaTTCGATGCCGTTAGGACAAATTGTATACTTCACAACGAGCACTTCAGTGCCTCGATTTTGTACGGAAACAAATAAATACTTGAACGGTCGAGTTTTTAAGTAcacagaattgaaaaagaattttgcGAGGCAGACCCGGTGAATAACCGGAGATTATTATGTTGAAGATGATAAACGCGCATTTGGGGATTTATTTAAGTGTGCAAGGGAtaggtaaataatttattatgcAAGTATAAGATAGAAATGCAGACGaaaggaaatagaaaaaagattatgaataattgctaTACACCAATTAACGTCGCCAGAAATAcaattgattttgttttcattttttaattaaattgttataaattatataataataaattgatataaataaatacaaaaatatagacaaaataaataatatgatAGACACGCATACAGTTACGAATcaagtatttgaaataaatattatggTTAAAATAAGTACAGTATCACTTGTTTTAACTCAAGTTTagattttttgaacatttcGATTTGTTTTCAGAAGTTTTTacgtaataagaaaaataaaagaccaGAAATTCGTTATGGGAAAATTTTGGGAGCTGTAAATTCAGCTCGTCTGTGTTACGGAAATAGATAattcttaaattttcataaaaccAAATATAAGATCAAGCAGTagatgtttttcatttttaaattttggaCTTTATCAAGGTAGCATTTTGTTAAACTTAAGGTACTGAATTGAGTTTTCGACAAACGGAGAAGGTAAAGTTAGAGTGCTTCGATGAGCATCTtgtattcttcagtcaacggccGTTGAGTTGTCTGTCGCTTCTTCGGTATTTTCGATAATTTGATTCAACAGGTAATGCAAGGCGATATCAATACTTGAGTCTATAACACGTTCACCAATTTTTTCCCCCAGCTTTTCCAAAACTTTGTGGTTTCTGGATTTGGAACGTTTAGGACCACGTTTACGAGCCTTTCGCGTTTTTCTAACAAGATTTTCAGTTGCTGTGGGATAAAGACGATGATCGTGATtcaatgtaaaacaaaatacaaaacgTGAACAATAGTgcgggatttttttttttttcatcatgaAACTCACCTTCCGGAAGCCAATTCGTAGAGTGTAATCCAAACTCTTCGAGATCTGCGAGGCTCGTGGAGTGCTTAAGAATCCCCtcgtcaaaattttcggttGGCATCGCAGCTACGGAGACCACCAAAGCAGCTATTCCAAAAAATACGAGACACAATGAAGTGATCTTCATTTTAGACGTTTTTTGAGCAGTCCTTGGTTATAGTAACAGGCGGGATGCCGACTTGCGGAATGATGTGATAATCCGTTGGGTGTGAATTTATAAGTGCAAATACTTCCGTGTCCGAAGCGGACATTCAAAGTTTTCTCCGCAAGTGATAACATCCGTTGGCAAGAGCCGCCAGTACAATATATCTTCAATAGATAACTAACCACTGGGATGACGTCATTTTGCGTGATTTGAGACCGCCTAGAATTgatcatcattattttttaaaaattatattggCAGAACGACGTCAATGACATCGATTCATTTCCGCGGTTGAAACATTTCCCACGTTTGTATCCTGTATTTTTCAGTATTTccaatggaataaaaatataccggAAAACCACATCGTGAATAAGAACTGgaaataacgaaatattcGTAAACGGAACTATAACTAGAAACATATGTGACTTTTCTGCTGTACGTTCTGCAATATCGTAAGTTTTCgcaagattttcaaaagccGGAAGAATACGATGGAGGataataagtgaaaaataaaaaaaaatacatcagcAGTTTCAAAGTAACTTAAGCAACAGCAGTTAGTAACATCCTTTATGTGACCCACATCGACGTGGGTTTCCCCAATTTCATTGAAAGATTCCCATTTatcataaatattgtaaatttcgGTACGTCCTTTGGAAATTAGCGAATAGTTGAGAAGgaaattcctttttttatcccagttatatttttctttttcacaaatattttctGGTTTTGTTGGTCTTCTCCATAATTACCATAGATGCACGcgcattttcaattattcacatttcatttgttacggtgGATTCTCAGGCGATCACCTGCTTGAAGAGGGCGCACTACCTGAACCCACTTGCCTCGTCGTCAGCCTTCAACTTGGGCATCGTTTTTCTCTCTACTGGACAGCCGGCCTCAGCTGCCATTTATCTTTGCAACGCAGCGGCTTCAAGCACCTCAGTAAGCTTGAAACAAGCTGGACAAACTTACATGCTGTTGGGAGGTCAGTGCAgggtgtgaaaattttttaattatctaaactttttttcaaacgttccTGAAATTCCGCCGCAAAGATTGATCTGACAAATGGT
Proteins encoded in this region:
- the LOC124304309 gene encoding uncharacterized protein LOC124304309, with product MKITSLCLVFFGIAALVVSVAAMPTENFDEGILKHSTSLADLEEFGLHSTNWLPEATENLVRKTRKARKRGPKRSKSRNHKVLEKLGEKIGERVIDSSIDIALHYLLNQIIENTEEATDNSTAVD
- the LOC124304301 gene encoding Bardet-Biedl syndrome 4 protein isoform X2, whose amino-acid sequence is MDCFQVCYTVNTRNIENVKQIAKSLFLLGSHRRALEAYLEADRMCGSPDWEILYNLGECYTKLNQQSDGTRCLKRAIGLTADERPYLSLAKIYVAQGLIAEAVQVYTSALSVCSENIDVAVELGLLYLKLGDTQRAFQQFGLALVQQPICPEALLPMASVMQGHQEYDVAMSKYRIAAQEHPESVALWNNIGMCFYGKRKFVAAITCLKRAHYLNPLASSSAFNLGIVFLSTGQPASAAIYLCNAAASSTSVSLKQAGQTYMLLGVALKQLEDYEGAEKAMTKAYSLTPRDPLVLVNFAIIMEAGGKRQRAFDLLVELSDVLATVNDIPSRHSSEITETVRKLSAKLEQTEEEAPSAAETRALSDDEV
- the LOC124304301 gene encoding Bardet-Biedl syndrome 4 protein homolog isoform X1, which produces MANNVLSNGRIHHSTMPQSLSIDRGKKVPDIPAIETRNWLLHKHYTRHEYKICKILLEEELARSNGHNEYASYLKGLILRKEGKVQDSMDCFQVCYTVNTRNIENVKQIAKSLFLLGSHRRALEAYLEADRMCGSPDWEILYNLGECYTKLNQQSDGTRCLKRAIGLTADERPYLSLAKIYVAQGLIAEAVQVYTSALSVCSENIDVAVELGLLYLKLGDTQRAFQQFGLALVQQPICPEALLPMASVMQGHQEYDVAMSKYRIAAQEHPESVALWNNIGMCFYGKRKFVAAITCLKRAHYLNPLASSSAFNLGIVFLSTGQPASAAIYLCNAAASSTSVSLKQAGQTYMLLGVALKQLEDYEGAEKAMTKAYSLTPRDPLVLVNFAIIMEAGGKRQRAFDLLVELSDVLATVNDIPSRHSSEITETVRKLSAKLEQTEEEAPSAAETRALSDDEV